AAGATTCAGCTCGACGAGGCGCTCAAGCAGAACCCGACGAGCAAGGTCACGGTCGACAGCCTGATCGACGACAGCATCGTGCGCGAGCTCGAAAAAGAAGGCTTCATCGAGAAGGTCTACGGCAGGAGATAGTCTCCGGGTTTCCGGTTTCCCGAGGGTTCCCGACGTCTTGTGCTCGCCTTGAACCGGGAACCGGAAACTAATCGATATCCCATCCGCCGCCGAGAGCCTTGTAGAGGGCGACGAGGTTCGAGGCCATCGCCGCCCGGCTCTGCGCGAGGTCGTTCTCGGCGGCGTAGAGCGAGCGCTGGGCATCGAGCACGTTGAGGAAGTCGTTGAGCCCTCGCAGATAAAGCTCGTTGGCCATCTCGACCGCCCTGCGGTTCGCCGCGACCGCCGCGAGCAGCGAGCGGTGGCGCGCCTGCTCCCTGGCGTAGCTCACCAGCGCGTTTTCCACCTCCTCCAGGGCGGTCAGGATCGTCTTCTCGTACTGCCGCAGCGCCTGCTCCTGCTGTGCGTTTCGCACCTCGATGTTGGCGCGGATCCGGCCGGCGTCGAAGACGGGCCAGCGCAGCGTCGGTCCGATCGACCAGAAGCGGCTCGGCGCGCTCCACCAGTCGCTCGCCGAGACGCTCTGCAGACCGAAGGCGCCCGTCAGCGAGAACCGGGGAAAGAGATCGGCCGTCGCGGCGCCGACCTGCGCGGTCGCGGCGGCGAGCCGCCGCTCGGCGCCGCGGATGTCCGGCCGCCGCCGCAGCAGCTCGGACGGCAGGCCGACCAGCGCCTCGGGCGGGAGCGTCGGGGTCGGCGCTTCCTTCGACAGCTCGCTCCACAAGGCGCCGGGCTCCGAGCCGAGCAGCACATCGAGGCGGTGCGCGGCCTGCTTGATCGCCGCTTCCAGAACCGGGATCTGCGCCGCGGTGGTGTTGACCTGAGACTCCGCCCTGGCGACGTCCAGATCGCTCGCGAGACCTGCGGTGAAGCGTACCCGCGTGAGCTCTAGGGTATCCTGCTGAGCCTTGAAGTTCGCGCGCGTGACCGCGAGCCGCTGCTGAAAGCCGCGCAGGTCGACGTAGCTCCTGGCGACCTCGCCGAGAAGCGTCACGAGAGCGTTCCGGCGGTCTTCGACCGTGGCTTCGATCAAGGCGTCGGCCGCCTCGACGCTGCGACGCACGCGGCCGAAGAAATCGATCTCCCAGCTCGCGTCGAAGCCGGTCCGGAAGAGATCCTGCTCGACCCCGAGGCTCTGGGACGGCTGCGTTGCGTTTCCCTGGGATCGGGATACGGAGCCGTGCTCGCTGGAGCGGCTGCGAGTGTACGAGCCCGAGACGTCGACTCCCGGCCAGGCGCCGGCGGCGGTGGCCGCGCGCGTCGCGCGCGCTTCGCGGATGCGGGCTTCGGCCAGGCGGAGGTCCGGATTGGAGCGCACGGCGCGCTCGACCAGGGAGTCGAGCACGGGATCCTTGAAGGCGGTCCACCAGCGGGCGAGGTCGGCGCTCTCCATGGAGATTCCAGGCTCGCTCGCGTTGCCCCAGCGGGCGGGCAACGGCGTCTCCGGGCGGCGGTAGTCCGGTCCGACCGCGCAACCGGCGAGCGCGAGAGCGCCCGCCATCCAGGCGACGGCAAAGCGGCGAACGGCAAAGCGACGATAGCTCATGGCTTTCTTCTCCGTGTCAA
This region of Candidatus Zixiibacteriota bacterium genomic DNA includes:
- a CDS encoding efflux transporter outer membrane subunit; the encoded protein is MSYRRFAVRRFAVAWMAGALALAGCAVGPDYRRPETPLPARWGNASEPGISMESADLARWWTAFKDPVLDSLVERAVRSNPDLRLAEARIREARATRAATAAGAWPGVDVSGSYTRSRSSEHGSVSRSQGNATQPSQSLGVEQDLFRTGFDASWEIDFFGRVRRSVEAADALIEATVEDRRNALVTLLGEVARSYVDLRGFQQRLAVTRANFKAQQDTLELTRVRFTAGLASDLDVARAESQVNTTAAQIPVLEAAIKQAAHRLDVLLGSEPGALWSELSKEAPTPTLPPEALVGLPSELLRRRPDIRGAERRLAAATAQVGAATADLFPRFSLTGAFGLQSVSASDWWSAPSRFWSIGPTLRWPVFDAGRIRANIEVRNAQQEQALRQYEKTILTALEEVENALVSYAREQARHRSLLAAVAANRRAVEMANELYLRGLNDFLNVLDAQRSLYAAENDLAQSRAAMASNLVALYKALGGGWDID